Part of the Drosophila kikkawai strain 14028-0561.14 chromosome 3L, DkikHiC1v2, whole genome shotgun sequence genome is shown below.
TTCCAAAACAGTTTATTGCAAATATCTGGAATTTTCGTTACAAAAGCTTTTGAATTTCACGCAACTTGAAAAATAACCAGAAAATATCTAATTTAGTTCACCATTTCGAGTCTAGTCCAGCGTCGACTGCGCGCTGAAGGCATAGTTTGATGACTGCATGTCCAGGCTGCTGTGGGAAGAGCACGAACTCACCGATGGCGCACGGGTTGATCTCTCCGAGGAGGCGGATGAGGGTCCACTGGATGCGGACGAGGAGGAAGAACTAACCCAGGCGTGGCCACTGCGCCGTCGTCGCTGCCGGACAAGGCCCAGAACCGATCCAGCCACCGGAGTGGAGTTGGAATTTGCCGACAACTGTCGCCGGATACCGACATTCAAGGAGATTTGTGCGGGAGTAGGCACGGGTGCTGTGGCCGGTCTTTGGAGCGGTAATTCCGAACTGCCCGCCGATTCAGGCTCACTAGAGGCCGGAGACGGACTCTCTTCGATCTCCGGTGGCGCCGTATTCAGTGTCCGTCCGTCCAGCAGAAGAAGCGTGGGAACACTTCGCGCGAGAAGTGAGCGGTAGAGGGGCAGCCGGCAGACTGGATTACCCTGCAGTTCTACCTCCTGCAGCTGCGGACACATGCCAAGGAAGGAGAGCAGTCCCAGCTCGCTGATCCGATTGCCGCGCGCCCTCAGCACTCTGAGATGAACGAGCTCGGCCAGGGGGTCCACGCGCTGGATCATGTTGCCGTCGGCGATGAGCACCCGGATACCCGGCAGCCCGCTGGTACCGTCGAAACTATTTAAGCCACAGTTGCTGATGTCCAGCTGGGTTAGCTGGACCAGTCCGTAGCCCAAGTCGCGCAGTGAACTAAGCACGCTGCCGCTAAGGTCAAGTGTCTGGAGGCGAGGCAGGAAGAGTGACAGCCGGGACAGGCTGATTGTGTAGGAAATGACGCGCAGGCGCACTGATTCCACCGCTTCCAAGTCCGTGCGCTGGGTCACCCTGCGCTAAAAGATAGTCACATAATTAAACCCTTTTAGAAACTATTTTGTGAAGCCTACCAGTAGCTCATCCAAGGTCGGTTCCGGAGCCTGCTGGGGCAACACCACTGGCAGCAGATGCACAAAAGCCGGAAAGTGTTGCGTTTCCTCAGCAATGGCCACATCCCGGTCAAAGGAGTTTCGGCGAGCCAGCTGCCGTCGATTGATCTGagcccgctgctgctgctgctgcccggGATTCTGTTGGTTGAGCCGCACCTCAGGTGGCGGCATTCGGATCTGTGCCAGGGCAGCCGGACCCGGCGGCGCCAGGAGGACCGGCAGCTCCGCCTGCAGGGAGTGATCCGGCGAGGGCTCCAAGTACTCGGCAGGCGCCTCTAGCAAGGGCATACTCGGTCTTACTGCGGGTTTTAGGCGTTCCTAACTGCGCCAGCCTGTATTTTGACTGGTTTCATCGACATAACAGCCCAATGGTTGCCATAGGCAACGCTCAGGGATAGTGAGTGAATctctcttttattattttgcttgtttatttgttaagTTATTATAATAAGGCCAGACATTCCTGTAGTTTTAAGATtctttatatgtatttatatttatttatttggctacactatatgtatatatagtactGATACtgtcttaatttaaatatccTTAGGTCCTAgggtaatatttaaaaagttaatgATTGCCAAAAGCCGCAATATACACACAATTCCTTTCGCAAGTTTTCTCAATAGCTGCCTACCCTTAGAAGTAGGCAACCGTTTTTACTAAAGATGGAATTCAATGAAAAGTAGTAAACAATATTCAATAAGACCTGGTAttaatatgaatataaatattattctttattttaggCAATACATCCTTATCTTATCTTTATCTTTTAAATGAAATAgagtaaattatttaatttgaaacttCTTATAGGTGAATAAACTTTTCGAGGACAAGTTTTTCGTTTTAAAAATCTAGTAACTGTAGCTGCATTTATGTCTTATATCGATCtgtttttttgcaaaattccGCTGGACGCCTTCATTCCTCCGTACATTTTTTGGCAATAAGCCCACTGACGTCAGTGTGACGTCATGGTCGTGACGTTCGCTGAGCGGCTCTCTCTTGGAATCTTCCTGCCTCTGTTATGTCTGTCTGCTGAGGGAGAGCGGTGAAAGCTATTAAATCCAGGAGCGGAGTAAGGATgttgcaaattttattaatgtattaatttaaaggatatattaatttgtattatttattatttttattatcgtATTATCATTTATAAGTCAGTTTATTTAAGGagttttatgttaattaattataaatcgTAGGATAAACGAATATTTTGTGATACACTTGCCTGAATCCGACACCGCCTGAATGCCTTTTGCCATTTCAAGGGCCATTAGCTTGAGTCCCTTTcgcctctctctttctcttggCACCTTTCTCTTTCTgcatttctttctctttctcttgcTTTACTATAATCAAATTTG
Proteins encoded:
- the LOC108083149 gene encoding leucine-rich repeat-containing protein 56 isoform X2, which encodes MSYWVTQRTDLEAVESVRLRVISYTISLSRLSLFLPRLQTLDLSGSVLSSLRDLGYGLVQLTQLDISNCGLNSFDGTSGLPGIRVLIADGNMIQRVDPLAELVHLRVLRARGNRISELGLLSFLGMCPQLQEVELQGNPVCRLPLYRSLLARSVPTLLLLDGRTLNTAPPEIEESPSPASSEPESAGSSELPLQRPATAPVPTPAQISLNVGIRRQLSANSNSTPVAGSVLGLVRQRRRRSGHAWVSSSSSSASSGPSSASSERSTRAPSVSSCSSHSSLDMQSSNYAFSAQSTLD
- the LOC108083149 gene encoding uncharacterized protein isoform X1, giving the protein MPLLEAPAEYLEPSPDHSLQAELPVLLAPPGPAALAQIRMPPPEVRLNQQNPGQQQQQRAQINRRQLARRNSFDRDVAIAEETQHFPAFVHLLPVVLPQQAPEPTLDELLRRVTQRTDLEAVESVRLRVISYTISLSRLSLFLPRLQTLDLSGSVLSSLRDLGYGLVQLTQLDISNCGLNSFDGTSGLPGIRVLIADGNMIQRVDPLAELVHLRVLRARGNRISELGLLSFLGMCPQLQEVELQGNPVCRLPLYRSLLARSVPTLLLLDGRTLNTAPPEIEESPSPASSEPESAGSSELPLQRPATAPVPTPAQISLNVGIRRQLSANSNSTPVAGSVLGLVRQRRRRSGHAWVSSSSSSASSGPSSASSERSTRAPSVSSCSSHSSLDMQSSNYAFSAQSTLD